A region from the Lysobacter antibioticus genome encodes:
- a CDS encoding Y-family DNA polymerase yields the protein MRWACLLLPQLALDVVLRGHAEPERALALVDGPQARRRLYAVNAGARALGLKPGMSLIAAQAIADGFQTVDHDPQAAEHARQLLAAWAYRYSSQVSTVFPHAIVLEVGRSRRLFGPWPQLRERLAQELHELGFRHRIAAAPNPHAARVLTNIEDGLCCDDDRLEAMLAKLPIERSGFDADTVEALQRMGLRKLGAVFALPRAPLARRFGQDVLTRLDALRGAATPPLVYFQPPDAFDARIELGHEVESSLALLFPLRRLTADLSAYLSGRDGGVERFKLILEHERHAHHLNHPPTEVVVGLLAPERDATMLFELARGRLQQAQLPAAVVGLRLLAEALPPFVPARRDLFDTRPQQALPWTQLRERLRARLGDDGVQGLAPQADHRPERAWRSLPGDVAARADKHARKVLRPGWLLREPEPLHDKVARVLAGPERIESGWWDEGDVRRDYYLVETVKGQRAWVYRSAGSDGPLILHGWFA from the coding sequence ATGCGCTGGGCCTGCCTGCTGTTGCCGCAACTGGCGCTCGACGTGGTCCTGCGCGGACATGCAGAACCGGAACGCGCGCTGGCCCTGGTCGACGGCCCGCAAGCGCGACGGCGTTTGTATGCGGTCAACGCCGGCGCACGCGCACTCGGCCTGAAACCCGGCATGTCGCTGATCGCCGCGCAGGCGATCGCCGACGGGTTCCAGACCGTCGACCACGATCCGCAAGCCGCCGAACACGCGCGCCAATTGCTCGCCGCCTGGGCCTATCGCTACAGCTCGCAGGTCAGCACCGTTTTTCCGCATGCGATCGTGCTTGAGGTCGGGCGCAGCCGGCGTTTGTTCGGGCCGTGGCCGCAGTTGCGCGAACGGCTCGCGCAGGAATTGCACGAACTGGGTTTCCGCCATCGCATCGCCGCCGCCCCGAACCCGCATGCCGCGCGCGTGCTGACCAACATCGAAGACGGGCTGTGCTGCGACGACGACCGGCTCGAAGCGATGCTGGCGAAGTTGCCGATCGAACGCAGCGGTTTCGACGCCGACACCGTCGAAGCCCTGCAGCGCATGGGCCTGCGCAAACTCGGCGCGGTCTTCGCCCTGCCGCGCGCGCCGCTGGCGCGGCGCTTCGGCCAGGACGTGCTGACCCGGCTCGACGCATTGCGCGGCGCGGCGACGCCGCCGTTGGTCTATTTCCAACCGCCGGACGCCTTCGACGCGCGCATCGAGCTCGGCCACGAAGTCGAATCCAGCCTGGCGTTGTTGTTTCCCCTGCGCCGGCTCACCGCCGACTTATCGGCCTATCTGTCCGGCCGCGACGGCGGCGTCGAACGCTTCAAGCTGATCCTCGAACACGAGCGCCACGCCCACCACCTGAATCATCCGCCGACCGAGGTCGTCGTCGGGCTGCTCGCGCCGGAACGCGATGCGACGATGCTGTTCGAACTCGCGCGCGGCCGCCTGCAGCAGGCGCAGCTGCCGGCCGCGGTGGTCGGCTTGCGCCTGCTTGCCGAGGCCTTGCCGCCGTTCGTGCCGGCGCGCCGCGACCTGTTCGACACCCGCCCGCAACAGGCGCTGCCGTGGACGCAGTTGCGCGAACGCCTGCGCGCGCGGCTCGGCGACGATGGCGTGCAGGGTCTCGCGCCGCAAGCCGACCATCGTCCCGAGCGCGCCTGGCGCAGCCTGCCCGGCGATGTCGCCGCGCGCGCCGACAAGCACGCACGCAAAGTGCTGCGCCCGGGTTGGCTGCTGCGCGAACCCGAGCCGCTGCACGACAAGGTCGCCCGGGTCCTGGCCGGCCCGGAGCGCATCGAATCGGGCTGGTGGGACGAAGGCGACGTGCGCCGCGACTATTACCTGGTCGAAACCGTCAAAGGCCAGCGCGCCTGGGTCTACCGCAGCGCCGGCAGCGACGGCCCGCTGATCCTGCACGGCTGGTTCGCATGA
- the lexA gene encoding transcriptional repressor LexA: MSLTDTRRALLAYLRERIAADGLPPSQQEIAAHFGFRQNRSAGYHLQALQAEGLIELLPGRARGIRLVHQGGLDGGFDTSGFDTGDFDTGSYDHTDRAVVAASDDSRLPLPILGRVAAGAPIGAAAEAESHVLIDRLLFSPRPDYLLRVKGDSMREDGILDGDLVAVHRTRDAANGQTVVARIGEEITIKRLKITADGIELLPRNPDYAPIVIAADADFAIEGIYCGLVRRA; encoded by the coding sequence ATGAGCCTGACCGATACCCGCCGCGCCCTCCTCGCCTACCTGCGCGAACGCATCGCCGCCGACGGCCTGCCGCCGTCGCAGCAGGAGATCGCCGCGCATTTCGGCTTCCGCCAGAACCGTTCGGCCGGCTACCACCTGCAGGCCTTACAGGCCGAAGGGCTGATCGAGCTGCTGCCCGGCCGCGCCCGCGGCATCCGCCTGGTCCACCAGGGCGGCCTGGACGGCGGCTTCGATACGAGCGGCTTCGATACGGGCGACTTCGACACCGGCAGCTACGACCACACCGACCGCGCCGTTGTCGCCGCCAGCGACGATTCGCGCCTGCCCCTGCCGATCCTCGGCCGGGTCGCCGCCGGCGCGCCGATCGGCGCCGCCGCCGAGGCCGAGAGCCACGTCCTGATCGACCGCCTGCTGTTCTCGCCGCGCCCGGACTACCTGCTGCGGGTCAAGGGCGATTCGATGCGCGAAGACGGCATCCTCGACGGCGACCTGGTCGCCGTGCACCGCACCCGCGACGCCGCCAACGGCCAGACCGTGGTCGCGCGCATCGGCGAGGAAATCACCATCAAGCGCCTGAAGATCACCGCCGACGGCATCGAGTTGCTGCCGCGCAATCCCGACTACGCGCCTATCGTGATCGCCGCCGACGCCGACTTCGCCATCGAAGGCATTTACTGCGGCCTGGTACGCCGGGCCTGA
- a CDS encoding GbsR/MarR family transcriptional regulator, which translates to MQLSPLQEKFILHWGEMGSRWGVNRTVAQIHALLFLSERAITADEICETLSLARSNVSTSLKELQGWNLARVTHVLGDRRDHFETYKDVWDIFRAVVQERRRREIEPTLSMLRSSVLDSASHPADPRDQRTLERMREVLDFMETGTSWIDEMNRLDPKTLIKLLKMGARIQQYVRGPVKPLPPAQAPPVEPYAGAVADLEADPEAGQPDARQPEAGRARAGDDPS; encoded by the coding sequence ATGCAGCTCAGCCCGCTCCAAGAGAAATTCATCCTCCACTGGGGCGAGATGGGCAGCCGTTGGGGCGTCAACCGCACGGTCGCCCAGATCCACGCGCTGCTGTTCCTGTCCGAGCGCGCGATCACCGCCGACGAGATCTGCGAGACCCTCAGCCTGGCGCGTTCCAACGTCAGCACCAGCCTCAAGGAGCTGCAGGGCTGGAACCTGGCCCGGGTCACCCACGTGCTCGGCGACCGCCGCGACCACTTCGAGACCTACAAGGACGTCTGGGACATCTTCCGCGCCGTGGTCCAGGAGCGCCGCCGGCGCGAGATCGAGCCGACCCTGAGCATGCTGCGCAGCTCGGTGCTCGACAGCGCCAGCCACCCGGCCGATCCGCGCGACCAGCGCACCCTGGAGCGCATGCGCGAGGTGCTGGACTTCATGGAGACCGGCACGAGCTGGATCGACGAGATGAACCGGCTCGACCCCAAGACCCTGATCAAGCTGCTCAAGATGGGCGCGCGCATCCAGCAGTACGTGCGCGGCCCGGTCAAGCCGCTGCCGCCTGCGCAGGCGCCGCCGGTCGAGCCTTATGCCGGGGCGGTTGCCGATCTCGAAGCAGACCCCGAAGCAGGCCAGCCCGACGCGCGCCAGCCCGAAGCCGGCCGCGCACGCGCCGGGGACGACCCGTCCTGA
- a CDS encoding thiol-disulfide oxidoreductase DCC family protein — protein MSKHDPAPHAVIALYDHACPLCRTEMHRLKAHDRRGRLQLIDIAAPDFDAAQWGFELEALRNALHVRLPNGEWRIGVPGIAETYRAVGLGWLTWPLRVPGAGRMAARAYRWIAPNRHRVSRWLGYREAGHEPAPRCDNEHCPTHF, from the coding sequence ATGAGCAAGCACGATCCCGCCCCGCACGCCGTCATCGCCCTGTACGACCACGCTTGTCCGCTGTGCCGCACCGAGATGCACCGATTGAAGGCCCACGACCGTCGCGGCCGCCTGCAACTGATCGACATCGCCGCGCCGGACTTCGATGCCGCGCAGTGGGGCTTCGAGTTGGAGGCGCTGCGCAATGCCCTGCATGTGCGCCTGCCGAACGGCGAATGGCGGATCGGCGTGCCCGGCATCGCCGAGACCTATCGCGCGGTCGGCCTGGGCTGGCTGACCTGGCCGTTGCGCGTGCCGGGAGCGGGGCGCATGGCCGCGCGCGCCTACCGCTGGATCGCGCCGAACCGGCACCGCGTGTCGCGCTGGCTCGGCTATCGCGAGGCCGGGCACGAGCCCGCGCCGCGCTGCGACAACGAGCATTGCCCGACCCACTTCTGA
- a CDS encoding TIGR01777 family oxidoreductase: MERVFIALLLLQVVLGAIDTVAHHELMEKLANRRSAALELKLHSARAFIYGALFLVFAWLHPQGLWLALVWALVLVEVAITLWDFVVEDATRLLPPTERVLHTVLAVNGGAMFAVYALATAQDWSAPSALLPISHGWASWALTAAALGIGVSALRDGLAARVNAAEPAPRALLAGQPQTGFLISGGTGFIGTALVEGLVAGGHRVTVLSRDPRRAALRFGGRVRCIADTAELRGDEAIDVVVNLAGAPVVGPRWTPTRKHALRASRLDTTHALRAWCERSQHKPALWLQASAIGLYGAHARSGPELREPAAQAGDFASELCRDWERAAAPVSEWGVRLTTMRLGLVLHRSGGVLPMLSLSASLGAGAVLGDGKQWFAWVHLDDVLRFVEQAVEHVGMRGPYNLVAPGGCTQAEFTRALARGLHRPAWLRMPAWPLRQALGEMSTMLLDGPKVEPRRLLDQRYRFLHPDLDGALSAGRERACRSTYSGEEHPGDQHGTVESGRNESLRHEAGCDESGRIHSGLL, translated from the coding sequence ATGGAACGTGTCTTCATCGCCTTGTTGCTGCTCCAGGTCGTACTGGGCGCGATCGACACCGTCGCCCATCACGAACTGATGGAAAAACTCGCCAACCGCCGCAGCGCCGCGCTCGAACTGAAACTGCATTCGGCGCGCGCCTTCATCTACGGCGCGTTGTTCCTGGTGTTCGCCTGGCTGCATCCGCAAGGCCTGTGGCTGGCGCTGGTGTGGGCGCTGGTGCTGGTCGAGGTCGCCATCACCCTGTGGGATTTCGTGGTCGAGGATGCGACCCGCCTGCTGCCGCCGACCGAGCGCGTGCTGCACACCGTCCTTGCCGTCAACGGCGGCGCGATGTTCGCCGTGTACGCCCTGGCGACCGCACAGGACTGGAGCGCGCCGAGCGCCTTGCTGCCGATCTCGCACGGTTGGGCGTCATGGGCGCTGACCGCCGCGGCGCTCGGCATCGGCGTCTCGGCGCTGCGCGATGGACTCGCCGCACGCGTCAATGCTGCCGAACCGGCGCCGCGCGCCTTGCTCGCCGGCCAGCCGCAGACCGGTTTCCTGATCAGCGGCGGCACCGGTTTCATCGGTACGGCGCTGGTCGAGGGCCTGGTCGCCGGCGGCCATCGCGTGACCGTGCTCAGTCGCGATCCGCGCCGCGCCGCCTTGCGCTTCGGCGGCCGCGTGCGTTGCATCGCCGATACCGCCGAATTGCGCGGCGACGAAGCCATCGACGTGGTGGTCAATCTTGCCGGCGCACCGGTGGTCGGCCCGCGTTGGACGCCAACGCGCAAGCATGCGTTGCGCGCGAGCCGCCTCGACACCACCCATGCCTTGCGCGCCTGGTGCGAGCGTTCGCAGCACAAGCCGGCGCTGTGGCTGCAGGCCAGCGCGATCGGCCTGTACGGCGCGCATGCGCGCAGCGGGCCGGAATTGCGCGAGCCCGCGGCGCAGGCCGGCGATTTCGCCAGCGAGCTGTGTCGCGACTGGGAACGCGCCGCCGCGCCGGTCAGCGAGTGGGGCGTGCGCCTGACCACGATGCGCCTGGGCCTGGTCCTGCACCGCAGCGGCGGGGTGTTGCCGATGCTGTCGCTGTCGGCCTCGCTCGGCGCCGGCGCGGTGCTCGGCGACGGCAAGCAGTGGTTCGCCTGGGTGCATCTGGACGACGTGCTGCGCTTCGTCGAACAAGCCGTCGAGCACGTCGGCATGCGCGGCCCCTACAACCTGGTCGCGCCGGGCGGCTGCACCCAGGCCGAGTTCACTCGCGCGTTGGCGCGCGGCCTGCATCGGCCGGCCTGGCTGCGCATGCCGGCCTGGCCGTTGCGCCAAGCGCTCGGTGAGATGTCGACGATGCTGCTCGACGGGCCGAAGGTCGAACCGCGCCGACTGCTCGATCAGCGTTATCGCTTCCTGCATCCCGATCTCGACGGCGCACTCAGCGCCGGTCGCGAGCGCGCTTGCCGTTCTACTTATTCGGGTGAAGAACACCCAGGGGACCAACATGGAACTGTTGAATCGGGCCGGAATGAATCACTCCGTCATGAAGCAGGCTGTGATGAATCGGGCCGCATACATTCTGGCCTGCTTTAA
- a CDS encoding DUF4166 domain-containing protein, which translates to MNRAAYILACFKPVATASEATATERGLAGTRGETRLPEASGDLAALLRAALGARWKLLHPHIQARFTLGDGEAQAEYVGNMHQVRCTRLGGLFARAIRYARVLPHQNADEVPFRFDVQPLRSGLGWIKTRTYHFIDEVFSFRSRMVLGENGELLEHFGGGLGMRVRLEVLPNRLVFVDQGFFLHWRGLRLPLPRPFWPGRFVLVHRDLDAAHFEVTIDVVHPWFGPLFHQDGTFERMEAARV; encoded by the coding sequence ATGAATCGGGCCGCATACATTCTGGCCTGCTTTAAGCCCGTCGCAACGGCGAGCGAGGCAACCGCGACCGAACGCGGCCTTGCCGGTACGCGCGGCGAAACGCGTTTACCCGAAGCATCCGGCGATCTCGCCGCCTTGCTGCGGGCTGCGCTCGGAGCGCGTTGGAAGTTGCTGCATCCGCATATCCAGGCGCGCTTCACTCTCGGCGACGGCGAGGCGCAGGCCGAGTACGTCGGCAACATGCACCAGGTGCGCTGCACGCGCCTGGGCGGTTTGTTCGCGCGCGCGATCCGCTACGCGCGCGTGCTGCCGCACCAGAACGCCGACGAGGTGCCGTTCCGTTTCGACGTGCAACCTTTGCGCAGCGGCCTGGGCTGGATCAAGACCCGCACCTATCACTTCATCGACGAGGTGTTCAGTTTCCGCTCGCGCATGGTCCTCGGCGAAAACGGCGAATTGCTCGAGCATTTCGGCGGCGGCCTGGGCATGCGCGTGCGCCTGGAGGTGCTGCCGAACCGGCTGGTGTTCGTCGACCAGGGGTTTTTCCTGCACTGGCGCGGCCTGCGTTTGCCGTTGCCGCGGCCGTTCTGGCCGGGCCGCTTCGTTCTTGTGCATAGAGACCTCGACGCAGCGCATTTCGAAGTCACGATCGATGTCGTGCACCCGTGGTTCGGACCGCTGTTCCATCAGGACGGAACCTTCGAGCGCATGGAAGCGGCGCGGGTCTGA
- a CDS encoding RES family NAD+ phosphorylase, translated as MKLWRIATETRAYRADDLSGAGAAARPGRWNDDGQRVLYTATSLALAALETAAYVDAHGLPLNRHVVSIDVPAAVWKARLQLSPQELPGAWDAVPAGMASVRVGSQWLASQASAILLVPSVIVPEEYNALINPEHRDARKLRATTGRRFHYNVLFRVA; from the coding sequence ATGAAACTCTGGCGCATCGCCACCGAAACCCGCGCCTATCGCGCCGACGATCTCAGCGGCGCCGGCGCGGCCGCGCGTCCCGGGCGTTGGAACGACGACGGCCAGCGGGTGCTCTACACCGCCACCTCATTGGCGCTGGCGGCGCTGGAAACCGCGGCCTATGTCGATGCGCACGGTCTGCCCTTGAACCGGCACGTGGTGTCGATCGACGTGCCCGCCGCGGTTTGGAAGGCGCGCCTGCAGCTGTCGCCGCAGGAACTGCCGGGCGCTTGGGACGCGGTGCCGGCGGGCATGGCCAGCGTGCGCGTGGGTTCGCAATGGCTGGCCAGCCAAGCCTCGGCGATTCTGTTGGTGCCGTCGGTGATCGTGCCGGAGGAATACAACGCCCTGATCAATCCCGAGCACCGCGACGCCAGGAAACTGCGCGCGACCACCGGCCGGCGCTTCCACTACAACGTGTTGTTCCGGGTGGCCTGA
- a CDS encoding antitoxin Xre/MbcA/ParS toxin-binding domain-containing protein, with translation MSKAAKKPSPAKPLAKSAGRAQSSVHESKLGLQESQAYPASQRQRGLSVKEPPLDVHGAPATLKGYVSYLRSATPLQRVAAERQGVPAQVVKHMAASMELPAVRMFNILGIAKATAESKAAQQARIAGASGQAALGIMRLLGITEAIVDASTAEGARGFDSAKWLGRWIEQPQPALGGRKPADLLDTPTGFDVVARLLGSLESGSYQ, from the coding sequence ATGAGCAAAGCCGCCAAGAAGCCCTCGCCGGCCAAGCCGCTCGCCAAGTCGGCGGGGCGCGCGCAGTCCAGCGTGCACGAAAGCAAGCTCGGCCTGCAGGAATCGCAGGCCTACCCCGCCTCCCAACGCCAGCGCGGTCTGTCGGTCAAGGAGCCGCCGCTGGACGTCCACGGCGCCCCCGCCACGCTCAAGGGCTACGTCAGTTATCTGCGCTCGGCGACGCCGCTGCAGCGCGTGGCGGCCGAACGCCAGGGCGTGCCGGCGCAGGTCGTCAAGCACATGGCCGCGAGCATGGAGCTGCCGGCAGTGCGCATGTTCAACATCCTCGGCATCGCCAAGGCCACCGCCGAAAGCAAGGCCGCGCAACAGGCGCGCATCGCCGGCGCCAGCGGCCAGGCCGCGCTCGGCATCATGCGCTTGCTCGGCATCACCGAGGCCATCGTCGATGCGAGCACCGCCGAAGGCGCGCGCGGCTTCGATTCGGCCAAGTGGCTGGGGCGCTGGATCGAGCAGCCGCAGCCCGCGCTCGGCGGCCGCAAGCCGGCCGATCTGCTCGACACCCCGACCGGCTTCGATGTCGTCGCGCGTTTGCTCGGCTCGCTCGAAAGCGGCTCCTACCAGTGA
- a CDS encoding hybrid sensor histidine kinase/response regulator, which translates to MSTAATSTGRILVVDDQAANLRVVTALLSRQGYEVVSASTGDEALRLYAESPPDLILLDVMMPGMDGFEVMAALRADSPLRVPVVFVTAAHDRDLLLRAFDAGVVDYVTKPFLPEELLARVNAHVGLKLTRDRLERVAREREELVNLVAHDLKNPLTSVLFASDLLLHNGCKPERVPRYLQMIHESADDALGYIRHYLESQAGTREHGAMQGRADLSETLGWLVRRYEMQLDARGIRVEIAPPPHGTAQVAMDPRVLRQVSENLVTNAMKYAPNSDLLLAARNSAPGFWQLIVADRGPGIPVARQRELFKPFVRLHDDDVDDGLSSGLGLSLAKQIVVNAGGQLWYEERKNGGSRFIIELPEAAPE; encoded by the coding sequence ATGAGCACTGCCGCGACATCCACGGGCCGGATTCTCGTCGTCGACGATCAGGCCGCGAACCTGCGCGTCGTCACCGCCCTGCTCTCGCGCCAGGGGTACGAGGTCGTATCCGCCTCGACCGGCGACGAGGCCCTGCGCCTGTACGCCGAGTCACCACCGGACCTGATCCTGCTCGACGTGATGATGCCGGGCATGGACGGCTTCGAAGTCATGGCCGCGTTACGCGCCGACTCGCCGCTGCGCGTGCCGGTGGTGTTCGTGACCGCCGCCCACGACCGCGACCTGTTGCTGCGCGCTTTCGATGCCGGCGTGGTCGACTACGTCACCAAACCCTTCCTGCCCGAAGAGCTGCTGGCGCGGGTCAACGCCCACGTCGGCCTGAAGCTGACCCGCGACCGCCTCGAACGCGTCGCCCGCGAGCGCGAGGAACTGGTCAACCTGGTCGCCCACGACCTCAAGAACCCGCTGACCAGCGTGCTGTTCGCCAGCGACCTGCTGCTGCACAACGGTTGCAAGCCCGAGCGCGTGCCGCGCTACCTGCAGATGATCCACGAGAGCGCCGACGACGCACTGGGTTATATCCGCCATTACCTGGAAAGCCAGGCCGGCACGCGCGAGCACGGCGCGATGCAGGGCCGCGCCGACCTCAGCGAGACCCTGGGCTGGCTGGTCCGCCGCTACGAGATGCAACTCGACGCGCGCGGCATCCGCGTCGAGATCGCGCCGCCCCCGCACGGCACCGCGCAGGTGGCGATGGACCCGCGCGTGTTGCGCCAGGTCAGCGAGAACCTGGTCACCAACGCGATGAAATACGCCCCGAACAGCGACCTGCTGCTGGCCGCGCGCAACAGCGCCCCCGGCTTCTGGCAGTTGATCGTCGCCGACCGCGGCCCCGGCATCCCGGTGGCGCGCCAGCGCGAACTGTTCAAGCCCTTCGTGCGTCTACACGACGACGACGTCGACGACGGCCTGTCGAGCGGCCTGGGCCTGTCGTTGGCGAAACAGATCGTCGTCAACGCCGGCGGCCAGCTCTGGTACGAGGAACGCAAGAACGGCGGCTCGCGCTTCATCATCGAGTTGCCGGAAGCGGCGCCGGAGTAG
- a CDS encoding aldo/keto reductase, whose amino-acid sequence MSLRPLGRSSLSAAPLAFGGNVFGWSADEATTFALLDAFTEAGFGLVDTADAYSAWVPGNTGGESETLIGRWLAQGGGRRERIVIATKVAKWAQRPGLAPANILAAVEDSLRRLRTDRIDLYQAHEDDPKVPLEDTLGAFARLIEQGKVGAIGASNYSAARLAEALDVAERHGLPRYETLQPHYNLYDRAVYEAELEPLVRERGLGVINYYALASGFLTGKYRSRDDLDKSRARGGAVARYLDGRGLRILAALDEVAAGQRATPAQVALAWLIARPSITAPIASATSVAQLHELLAATRLSLSADEIAALDAASAEA is encoded by the coding sequence ATGAGCCTGCGACCGCTCGGCCGTTCATCCCTGTCGGCGGCGCCGCTCGCCTTCGGCGGCAACGTGTTCGGCTGGAGCGCGGACGAGGCGACCACCTTTGCCCTGCTGGACGCGTTCACCGAGGCCGGCTTCGGCCTGGTCGACACCGCCGACGCCTACTCGGCCTGGGTGCCCGGCAACACCGGCGGCGAGTCGGAAACCCTGATCGGCCGTTGGCTGGCCCAGGGCGGCGGCCGTCGCGAACGCATCGTCATCGCCACCAAGGTCGCCAAATGGGCGCAGCGGCCCGGCCTGGCGCCGGCCAACATCCTGGCCGCGGTCGAAGACTCGCTGCGTCGCCTGCGCACCGACCGCATCGACCTCTACCAGGCCCACGAGGACGACCCGAAGGTCCCGCTCGAAGACACGCTGGGTGCGTTCGCGCGCCTGATCGAGCAGGGCAAGGTCGGCGCCATCGGCGCCTCCAACTACTCGGCCGCGCGCCTGGCCGAAGCTCTGGACGTCGCCGAACGCCACGGCCTGCCGCGCTACGAAACCCTGCAGCCGCACTACAACCTCTACGACCGCGCCGTGTACGAAGCCGAGCTGGAGCCGCTGGTGCGCGAGCGCGGGCTCGGCGTCATCAATTACTACGCCCTCGCCAGCGGCTTCCTGACCGGCAAGTACCGCAGTCGCGACGACCTCGACAAGAGCCGCGCGCGCGGCGGCGCGGTCGCCCGTTATCTGGATGGGCGCGGCCTGCGCATCCTCGCCGCGCTCGACGAGGTCGCCGCCGGCCAGCGCGCGACGCCGGCCCAGGTGGCCCTGGCCTGGCTGATCGCGCGGCCCTCGATCACCGCGCCGATCGCCAGCGCGACCAGCGTGGCGCAGTTGCACGAGCTGCTCGCGGCGACGCGGCTGTCCCTGTCGGCCGACGAGATCGCCGCGCTCGACGCGGCCAGTGCCGAGGCCTGA